The following nucleotide sequence is from Cicer arietinum cultivar CDC Frontier isolate Library 1 chromosome 2, Cicar.CDCFrontier_v2.0, whole genome shotgun sequence.
TATTATAAGATTTCATCATCAACCAATACTATATAGCATATATAAAGTGAAAACTAAAACTAAGTTTTGGTGTGACTTCTTCTTTTGaaactttattatttatttgaactaTTTTACTTACAACTTCAtccctatttatttatttatttaaatcaaaattctaAATCTAAAAtctccaaataaaaaaataaaataaaaaaaaatcagattgtTACGCATATATTGCAAAGGATGTTATATACTTTTAAGCTCTGATTGTAAGTTTGGAAGGGAGAGGATGAGAATTGAgaactttgaagaaaaggaagtaaaaaatgaaatgaatgaagggTTTTAGAATGGTGAAGGTTTTAAAGAGTTTGTTTTTATGTGTAATATAAAATCTTCCTATTTTAGAGAATTCAAAAATTGTTTTGGAGGAGTATTTTGGAAAGTTAagataaattcttcaaattatttttaagttgttataatattctacaaattaaaaattaatcataaacattcttttattattatctatgaAATtgctcttttaaaaaatatatttttccccttctatttctttatttttcccCAAACTCCAACACAAAATCTAAAGAACTACTTTTACTGTTTCTTTTGTTGTTTAGGTTAGTCAAACTTTGGTAGATAACACCAAGTTGGAACTTTTTAAGGCCACATATTGGGTGAttttttgtttcatgttataaaatttttaaaaattaaaatcaatttcaattttagtcttgggtttttaattttcaattttagttatgAATTACAATTATAAACAGAGTTTCtgtgttatattttattctaattgaATCATTCTTTTATTCCGTTTCattataaattaatcaaatataaaaattattgatacataaaaataataaaaaattaatattaaattaaaaatttattaaaattttaattattttaaagtaattaaattattataaaattataatttatttaattataataattatagtaataGTACTTTGAAAGGTGACAATCATAATGGTGATGAGTTGACGAAGGTGGTCGCAGTGGTGGACAATGTTGGTCTCGGTGGTGGGAGATGGCAGTGGTAATGATCAAATATGGTGGTCGGTGGTGGTGGCGACGGTAATCGACGATGGTGGTAGAAGGTCATAATGGTGGTTGAAGATGGTGGCCAGTGGTCGGATATGAGTAGTCAATGGTGGTGGCAGTGATCAGAGATGGTGGTTGGAGGTAGCAACGATGATCGGAGGTGGCTGGTTAGAGAGGGTGATCGACGACATAGGTATTGGTTTGAGACGATGGTGGTAGtcaattttttgacaaaatgatatttatttattcaaattgataaaaattacattgatcGAGAACAATACAATTTAAagttattaaaacaaaaaatgataaatatactAAAAACCTCACAACATTCAAGTTAATAGTATAGAATGAAAAAATACCTACAAATGTGGAAAAATCGacatatatgataaaattaaaaacgtctaaaatatttatgtctATAGAGTTGCAACGTTGATGACACTAAAGTTATTGATTGCATCTGCATTTGATTAGAATTGATTTATTGATCTGAATTAAATGAACAttgcaacaaaaacaaattaaaacgCGACACTAAGACGATGAACAAATTAAgaattataaaactatttttttaaatctgagTTTATGatgaaaactattttaaaattaaataaaaaatcatttgaactccattttattgaaacaaattttgattttgaaattcagTTTCAAAATCAAAACTAGACCCTAACTCAAGAAACACAAGGATTAACCTAATTAAAAACATTACTTAAAATACTCAAAGCGATGAAACTAACATCAAAACAAACCTCttgatgaaaaagaaaaagaaaactaagGGAAGTATCAACTAAAACGGTAAAAGAAAGATTATACCAATTGCAACCGGCAAGACAATAATAAAAGACAAGTGGAAATAATAAAAAGAGATACACGAGTTTTATCACTAGGCAACTATGAAGATGATGAAAACGacacttttattatttttcatttaaaaaaaaatctttaaaacaTAATCTGATTTGATTTGACACATTAAtattacaaaaagaaaataaattgatgtatattttaaaatataaaatattaaattaaaaataaaaatgatttttttaagttttagtttaagataaataaatatatgtttgactCAATAGAATAGAAGAgagatgaattttttaaaataattttataattgatttaaagCAGAGAAGTTTTTTTTACTGAGTTTTATGTTGGTTTTCTTTCTATCATCTctctataaattaaatcaatttctttCGGTTAActtcaattaaatatttgagttgATAAATGTACAATttgaatacaatttttttcatttatatgattgaatttataataatatttaatctaaagaaaataaataaataaaaataaaggacaaaacTTTTACAAACgtaattttgttcaaaaaaaaaaaagattataaaagGGAAGAGAGAGATTCGTGCGGTACAAATACAATACAAAGATTACGGTCTTTATTTCCaatttataaatagaaaaaagaaagaaacaattCTTATGACATTTTTATGGAACATGGTAGAACCTTATATCTCTAAATTCTAATACAGTTGGAGATGACGACATTGGAAAATTTGTTACTCATaattcattattaatttatgcTTTTCTAGTCCAAACAGAAACATTAAAACACACCAAACTAGCTAATTAAGCAAAATATGAAGTCTATAATAtaaaaagcaaaaataaaatacattaaatttgtgaaaaatgaattaagtcattaaaataaatatgagaaGAGAAAACTAATTAAACTAGAAATCTTGTCAGAAGTGGCAACCACAAAAGAGGTAGAAAAAGCAAACGGTTGAGACAAGAACAACAGCCTCAGCAACAGAGAGTAACCTATAAACGACAGTATCCATAAATGTCGTTTGAAGATTATCAAGTCGTTTCCACTTAAACGCAGTGAATCTCAAAGGCCAAATTTCCTTCTTCACTTTCTTCATAGTTCCCATCAAACGCTTCCTTAAACTTGTCTTTCTAATCTCTTTGCTTTGCTCTTCCATGGAATTTAATTTCTACACATGAAATTGTTCTATGAGATAACTACtctttttatatatgaaaaataaaataattagattagattaaGAATATATAAAGATAATGATGAGGTGGCTTTGGATGCTTCTCATTGCTGTCTACCATACTCGCTGGGACCCACCAATATGTTCGTTGGGTTGAACCgtcaaaaaaatacaatataataataacactTTTATTTCTTGGCAtgtcaatataataataacactttactttatttaaaaatagtgttattaatacatattttttaatatttttttttcattgattaaaatttatatgggaattcaataaattttaaaaggaacttgcataatttgataaatcatacatgaattttaattaataaaaaataatacattaaaatatttgtattagaAAATGTTGATAGCTCTCCTCTTATTTAATTATGCAACTTCCTTTTGTCATGTTTCTTTGCTGGTCCTTCCTAGTTGCTACACTTTTTGGTCCCCAATCATACAAATTCTAAAAGTATGTAGATTACTgacgttaaaaattgcgttaaatatctttgaaaatttatttatttattagaaaaatcTAAGTCGTGTATGATATTTtaggtttttttgttttgttttgaagtCATAGTTTTTTGACTCATCCTAAGTCATTGTTAGAAAACATTCTTGCAATTCTAAGATGACGGCAGGTCACTCTTTGGTTTCCTACATTTTTCCTCAAACtctccttctttcctttttcctttctctctCACTTTTTCTTTCTATCAATTAGTTAATAGTGAACACAATTAATTAAGAtagacatatttattttattattaatatgtatatttaatatttttaagaaaaaatatgaaaataattataatatattaactataatttaaaaaataaatcatatatatgtaaataaatatttgttgctatcaattaattaaaatatttttatttataaatcaattgattaaagtaaagatatttatttaattattaatgtgtCCGTTGAGTctctctaaatataaataaagaaaactaTAATGAGACTATTCAAGTTTTTAAGGAGAATTTTGTTTAAGAACGTTTCATACAATTAGCTTTTAAGGAGACCATTTCATACAATTAGACATTTgaacaggaaaaaaaaatacaacaataaTGAGActaatattacaataatattcaAGTATTTTTCTATTGCCCAGTTTTTAGGcgtgtttgaaatttaattttaaggtGGTTGGACATTccatttgtgttattgaatgTCGCTTCAACTTATATGTTCAACAATTTTGCAGTCTTTATTTGTTTTCTAAGGCATGAAAAgaaagttttcaaataatttagttgaCGTGTGTTAGGTTCATTCGGAAAGaacacaataataatttttttaattttaatgagtCAAATGTATCGTGTAATGTGATGGTTAAAAGTGAATTATTCGAACTTTAACTATAATCGAAGTCTATGataaattaatcatatttacattgcttttaattttttatcttcgCTTCGAAATAGATCAATTTGTATTTGGCTGATACTTAGGTGTTTATCGtttttatatgttattgggCGTAGctttttgttgtgttttgtgTTACCACATTTGGTTAGATGGTGGAGTGTATTTGTTTATTTCTCTATCCTTGTATATCTTATGTTTTTATAGtgtgttaatatattttagcatataaaaaaaaaggtaaattttaagtttagacattttaaatttataatagtatttgagtaaaattattaaatttctattgaaaattc
It contains:
- the LOC101505948 gene encoding uncharacterized protein codes for the protein MEEQSKEIRKTSLRKRLMGTMKKVKKEIWPLRFTAFKWKRLDNLQTTFMDTVVYRLLSVAEAVVLVSTVCFFYLFCGCHF